The genomic DNA CCATCAGCACCTGCGTATTGCGCAACAGATTTGAATCGCCGTCGGGCGTCTTCTTCAGATTCGTGAGGAAGTCGGCCCAGATTTTGATCGTCTCGCGGTCGATGATTTTCAGTTCGTTGATCAGGCCGGGATTCAGCCCGTGGTGGGACAGGGTGTGGTACGCCTGGGTGACCCCTTTCAGAGGCGCGATAGGGCCACCGGCGTCGCCGCCGAAAGCGACGACGCGGGTCGAATCGGTCTGGAGCCCGAGGCGGACCACGTCGAGGTACGCGCGGAAGATCCCGGGGAAATCCATCCACGGGAGGGCAGCCGGCGGCTTCGCGTCCACCTTGGGCTTGGGCGTCTTCGACCAGGCTTCCGCCTTGACGAGCCGCTGTTCGGTTTCGCGGACGGCTGTGAAATACTGGTCGAGCTTCGTCCGGTCGGCGGTGCTGACGCGAGCCCGCATGGATCGCGCGTCGTCGAGCAGCGTGTCCATGATGCTCTGCCCGTCTTGAAGATGGGCTTCCTGGGCGGCGACGTCTTTTTCGCTCCCTTTGAGAAACAGCTTCGCGAACGTCGCGGCCGGAGACGTCTCCGTCGGGATCGAGACGCCGTTGGCCGACCACGACAGGCTATGGCTGCCGAGCGTGAGCGAGGCGAACCGCGTCTGGCTGCCGACCCGCCGGGCGAGGTATTGGTCGAGCGAGATGGTATTGGTAAAGCTCGGCGCGCCCGGGTGTGGTGCCGCGGTGAGGAACGACTTTTCCGCCGAGTGCCCGCCGTCGACGTCCGGGTGACTGGTTCCCGAAATGACCGTGAACTCGTCGCGCAGGTCTTTCGCCTCTTCGAGATACGGGCTCAGCTGGTAATCGCGGCCGGTCTTCGCGGGGAAAAAGTCCGCGGGGAGAAACCCGAGCGGGATGTTGATGGCGACGAACCGCTGCGGCGAAACGACCTTGTCCGCGGCCCGGGCCGGGAACATCGATTCCAGGAGCGGCAACGCCAGGGTCACGCCCGCCCCGCGGAGCATCGTTCGTCGGGTCAGCACGCGATCGATCATTGCGGATTCCTGGAGAAGAAATTAGCCACAGAGGTCACAGAGGACACAGAGAGAAGAGAGGAAAGCCAAGCGAGACACGCGATCCGATCATCCATTTTTCCTTTCCCTCTCTGCTTTTTCTCTCTTCTCTCTGTGTCCTCTGTGATCTCTGTGGCTAATTTCTTCATTCTTTTATGGTGCGACAAAAGCGGGGCTCTCGACGATGGCGTGGACGAGCGTTCGCAGCCCGCGGCCGTTCGCGGCACTCGACTTTAACACCCCGTCGACGTAATCGCGGTCGGAAAACCCGAGTTCCCGGCCGAGGGCGAAGGTCATGAGCTTTTCGGTCAGGCAGTGGGCGAACCGATCTTCATTTTGGAGCAGCAACCGTTTGAACTCGCGCACGTCCGCGAATTTCTCGCCCGTCGCGAGCTGGCCGCTCGGGTCGACATTGCCGGCCGTGATGACCTTGCCCCAGCCTTTGTCAGCGTTCTTCGGCTCCACGTAATACCGCAGGTACTGTTTGCGGAACCCGCCGGTCGGGTCGAAGCTTTCGAGGGCGAACCCCGGCGGGTCGATGTGTTGGTGGCAGACGTTGCACGAGGCGGCCGTGCGGTGCTTGGCAAGCTGTTCGCGGACCGTCGTCGCGCCGCGGGTGTCGGGCTCGATGCTGCCGACGTTCGGCGGGGGCGGCGGTACGACTTGGCCCAGGAAGTTCTCCAGCACCCAGACGCCGCGGAGGACCGGCGACGTGGTCGTCCCATTGGCCGTCACCTTGAGTACGGCTGCCTGCGTGAGAACCCCGCCTCGGACACAGTCCTTGGGCAGCGGCACCTTGTGGACTTTCACGCCCCGGACGCCCTCGACGCCGTAATGCTTGGCCAGGCGCCTGTTGAGCATCGCGAAATCGGAGTCGAGGAAGTTGCGAATACTGAGGTCTTCTTCCAGCAGCGTGCGGAAAAAGCCCTGGCTCTCCTCGATCATGCTGAACTTCAGGAAGTCGTCGAACTCGGTGTAGACCTTCGGGTCGGGCGTGGTGGCGTCGATCTGGCGCAGTCGCAGCCACTGGCCCGTGAAATCAGAGACGAAACGATCCCGCCGCGGGTCTTTGAGCATTCGCTCGACCTGGGCGCGCAGGACGGCCGGCTCGTGCAGCGTCCCTTGCCGAGCACATTCGAGAAGTTCGGCGTCGGGCATCGAACTCCACAGGAAGTACGACAGCCGCGACGCGAGTTCGTAGTCGGAGATCCGGGTCTTCGCTTCGCTGATGTTCTCGCGAAGGAACAAAAAGTTGGGGGAGCAGAGTACGGCCGCCAGTCCCGACCGGAGGCTCGCTTCAAACGACCGGCCAGCTGCAAGTCGGCCCTTGACCAACGACAGGTATCGCGCAACCTCTTCCTCCGCCGCGGGTTGACGGAAGGCACGCGCGATGAACCGCCGCAAGATCGGCTCGGCATCTTCCAACTTCCCGGTCTTGAGGTCGACATCGCCCAGGAGCCGCTTGTGGCTCTCGGGCGGCCATTGTGCATACAGCGGGCCGGTGATCTCGACCGGGCCGAAGCCGACCCCCGGGAACTTGCCCGACGAGACGTCGTTCAGCCACGTCGGCAAGTCGAGTACGAAGAACTGGATGGCCGACCGTGCCCCGACGACGGCTTCGATCTCGACCGTCTTGGGCTTCGCTTCGGCCTCGAAGTAGCCGAGGTCGATGTTGGTGGCCGCGAGCCCGTCGAAGTCGGAGACTCGTGCGTTGAAGACGATCGGCTCGGCGCTGGCGTGCGTGGCGACCGGGAACCGGAAGCGGTACCGCCCGGCGACGGGGGTGCGCTTTTCCCGCGTGGCGATCTTGCTGTAGTTCCCCTTGTCCGTCGTGTAAATGACGCTCCGGCCGTCGTCGAGGCCGAAGAAGCGCGGGATGTCCTTCTTGATCTCGTTCATCGGGTCGACGGTGAACGTGACCGTTTTAGGCCGGTCGCCGTGGACGATGGCGGCGTCGATGGCCGCTTCCGCCGCCCGGAGGTATTGCCCCATCAGTTCAGCGGAAATGGCGAGCGCTTCGCCGTTGTTATCGAACCCACCTGCTTGTTGGTCTTCGGGGAGGAGGTGTTTGAGTTCGGTATCGATCCCGAGCAGATCGCGAACGGTGTTTTGGTACCCTTCCCGATTGAGCCGACGGTGGACGGTCTCGCGCAACCGCTTGTCGGCGGCCTTCAGCCGGGGCTCGATCGCGGCCAAGAAGCTCGCCGTGTCTTTCGCGGCTGGCTTCGGCTCGGTGGCGGGCGGCATCTGTCCTTGGGAGACTCGATCGAAGATTCGCGTCCAGTTTGCCACGAGGGGGCGGTCCGTCATCTCGGTGGACAATTTCTCCAGGTCCAGCCCGCCTTTTTTGGCGCCGTTGGCGTGGCAGTCGTAGCAGTGCTTGCTGAGAAACTCGCGCACCTCGGGACCGACCCCGGCCGGTTCCGCCGCGACCGGAGCCGACCGCACCTCGGCTCCCGGCCAACACCCAAGCAACACCACGCCGACAACGACGAACGCGAGAAGCAGAGGACGCCGGGAAGGAAAGCGGACGAAGAGGCCACGGACCGAACGATTCCGCGTGTTGCTTTGTTGGGTAATCCCCACCTCGATCTCTCCGCGTGTCGAATACGTGGCACGTCTGATTCGCTGATTGTACACGATCGTGGAAATCGACCAAAACTCCTGGGATAATCCCGTGTTAGATGTTCAAATCTCTTTGATTGCCGTCGGAGGCTGCTTCGTGCGTTTTCAACTCGCCGCCTGCGTCTTGTTTTTCTCGGCTTATGTTTCGGCGGCCGAACCTCCGAAAGCCCCGCCGTTTGCCGAAGTCGTTTCGGCGTCGTTCGCCCGCTGGGACCGGAACAAGGACGCCGAATTGACACTGGACGAGATCAACCGGGCGGTTATCGACCCGGCCGTGAAAGGGCCCGAGGCCGCCGCGGTCGCGGCTCTCCGTCGGGGAATGCGGGCCGCCAAGGACGACCTGTCGAAACTGACGCTCTCGGAGCTGACGGTCAAGGCGTCGGGGAAGGCCGGCTCCGCCAAACGACCGGACTGGAATCCCCTGTACACGGCCGCCTACCACCGGATCGCCGAGACCAACCGCGAACTCTTTCCGAAGGGCAAGCCCACGCTCGACTCGGTGAGCCAGGGCCGCATGGGGGATTGCTTCTGCCTCGCCCCCCTCGGCGCCATTTGCCACCGCGGCCCGGACTACGTGGTCGGGATGATTACGCCGAAGAAAGACGGCACCTTCGATGTGCGGATCGGCACCGAATGGGTCAACGTGCCTACCCCGACGGATGCGGAAATCGCCCTGAGTAGCCGGGCCAAGGACGACGGGATCTGGGTCAACGTGTACGAGAAGGCGGTCGGCGAATGGCGGATGCGAAAGCTGCCCGAAAAGGAACGTCCCGTCACGTCCCTCGACCTACTCACCAAGGGCGGGTCGGCCGGGACGATGCTGGCGGCCGTGACCGGGAACGCCATCGAGCGGTTTCCGCTGACGGCATTCAAGGGCGACCAGTCGACCGAGGAAGAACGCAAGAAGTTGCTAAACGACCTGCGTGGCAAGTTGGAGAAGGCCTTCGCCGAGAAGCGCTGCGTTACGACGGGGACCGGTGCCAAGGTCGACGTGAAGACGCCGAACATCCACTTTAACCACGCCTACGCGGTCATCGGCTACGACCGGGCGACCGATCGTGTCCTCGTCTGGAACCCCCACGGGCAGACGTTCAAGCCCAAGGGCGCCGAGGGCATCGCGGAGGGCTACGCCACCACCAACGGGCAGTTCCGCATTCCGCTGGCCGACTTCGCCCGCATCTTCGCGGGGCTGGCGTTCGAAGTGCGGGCGAAAGAGTAAGCGGGACGTCTTGGACGAACACCGCCTCCCGGACGCGCAGTGTAGGTACGCGTACACGATATGGCCGAACGCAAGCCGTCATCGAAACCGACAGCTTCCACGCGGCCCACTCATTTGATGGGCCGAGGCGTCAGTGATGACGCGATGACTCACCTTTTCCGGGGCTCTCACTCCGGTGGAAAGACTCCGCCGAGAATGAGGAGTTCGCGTAATTCGACGCGGTGGGGCGAGTTGATGTTGAGGACGTCGATAGTGGCCCGCCCGCAAGGTGTTAACCCGATCAACGTCGCGCCGTCCCAAGCGAAATGACGCCCCCACCTCTGGCGTCGGGGATTGAACAGGACCACGACGCGACCCGTCTCGGCGTCGCGCCCGCTGAGATTACTCGATTTCCCCAAATTGCACTCGTGGCAGGACCACGCCAAATTAATGGGATCGTCGCCGCCGTGGTGCTTCTTGGCGACGATGTGTTCGATGTGGAAGGGGAACAGCGGCAGATCGGATTCGTGTAGACGGCAGTATTCACACCGATAATCCGCCCGCGACCGGACCGCCGCCCGGATCGAGCGGTTCACGCCGGTTGGTCCTTGCGGGCCAAAAGAATACGGGCTTCGGCCTTGAGGACGGCGACACAGTGGTTGGCCATCAGGTACATTTCGTACTCGTGGCGCTCCTCGGGCGTCAGGTCGCCCTCGTTGCACTTGTCGGCCAACTTGGCGACCCGGGCTCGCGTCTTTCGGTCGACCTTGAGGGCGACGAGTTTCCGTGCCGCCGCCTCGTTGAGCGCGGAACTTACGGGTTCGAGAATTCGACCCAGCAGCAGGTCATTTGAATGAATCTTCATGTCGCAATTTTACACCAGACGGCGGCCAAGAGCGAGGCCCACCGTTTGCCGGTCAGACCAAGTACGCATCCTGTCGGTTAGCGAATGTCGATGCCGAACACCACCGGTTGCGCGCCGACGGTCGCGCGGAGCGGGGTGTTATTGATGCTGCCGTAGTTGGGCGGGATGCGAAGAGCCTTCCGCGCTTCCTCTTTCAGATCAGACGTCTGGCCTGCTCGGGCGAGACCGGCATCGCCCCTTGCCGCGTCCCATCGCTTGCTCGGCCGCGTTGAGGTCGAGAACAAGTACCCGATGCGTACCCTGCACGGCACCCGGGCTCACTCGCGGCCCTCCCGCTCGAACGCCTGGAACGTCAAGTTCCAGAAAAGCCACGCCGCGGCAGCCATCGCCACAGCCATAATCCCGACCGCGGCCGTGGCGAGGAACTGGTCTTCGGCTCCGGAGACCTGCCAGACGACCAGCAAGAACACGACGGCCCCGCCGATCGCCGGCAACAGCCACAACACGGCGCGGGTTTGCGTCCGGCACCGGATCGACAGCCACAGGCCGAGACTGGCCGTGAGCGGGACGGCGGCGGCCGCGTAAACGAGCGTCGGGATGAACACCAGCGGGACGTCGGACGCCAGGAACCCGATCGGCAGACTGGCGGTCGCCAGTATCCCCCACCACCACCCGCGGTCGATGCAGACGACCCATTTCGGCCACAGGATCGCCCGGCGGTCCACCGGGATCGACAGGAGTGATTCGAGCGTGTTCCGCTGCCGCTCGCGGACGATCGTCCCGCCCGCCGCCGCGCCGACCGTCAGCAGGTACGTGAACATCCCGCCCGCGCCGACGAACAGCAACAGCCCCGCCGCCCCGCTCCGGCTGCTATTCCCGCCGAGGGTCAGCGTCATCGCCGAAATCAGGATCAGCATCCCCGCCACTATGCCTGTCATGATCCCGACCGCGATCAGCACGCCCCGGATCGAGTCGTCGTCCGCGTCGCGCTTGAGCCCGGTGCTGTACCGCTCCTTCCACAGGAACGGGTCGTCGGCCGGCACTTTCGGCCGGCGGGCGACGTCCGGCGGGACGAACGGCCGCCGGGCCGGTGGCGTCTCCGGGCGACGGTACCTGCGTGGGACCGGAGCCGGCGGGGGTGGCGGCACTGCCGGAGCCACGCGAATCAAAGCCGCCGTCGGCAGCGACTCCAGGGCCAGTTTTTCGGAATCGGGGGCTGAGTCGTCGTAAAGCGGCAATTCGATGGGGATCTCGTCTTCCGGGAGGAGTTGCTCCGGGGGAACGACGGCAAGTACGGGCGGCGCGCGGTCGATGTGGGGGTATCTGCGGCGGGGACTGCGGCCGGGGCGGTTCGTCAACCCGCTCCGCGACTGCCGTATCCAGCGGATGCCGAGCCAGATCGCGAAGACGGCGGCCGCGAATTCGGCCGCCGCGTACCCGAGGCCGAACAACCAGAATACCTCGTTCGAATCCCCCTCCAGGGTGGACAATAAACCGATGATGGCAAACGGGCTAAAATACGGTGCCCCAAATCCGACGAACATGTGGAGTGCGGTGAAACCGTACCCCCGGAACAGCGCGCCGCGGTACGTGGCGGTGGCGGCCGCCGCGGCGGCGCTGATGGCGGCCGACATCGTGACCGTGGCCGCGGTGATCAGGTACGCCATCAACAGGAAGGTGAAGCTCACCCCGCCGAACAGGAGCGTCAGCGCGAGGATCGGCAGCCCGGACAGCATGATCCCGAGCAGGAACACGAGCCGGCCGAGGAACTTCCCGAGCAGGATTTCGCGGTTGGTCAGGTCGCTGACGAGCAGGTAAATGAACGTCTTCCGCTCTTTCTCTTCGGAGATGCCGCCCGCCGCGTAAGCCGGGGTGATGAAGACGATGACGGCGAGTTGCGCGAGGACGAAGGTGAGCGAAAACTGCTGGGCGAACCGGGCCGAGTCTTCGAGGGAGAGAACCTGACTCGTTCCGAAGAACAGCTCGCGGGGCGGAGTATGAGGGAACCAGGCGACGGTGAACAGGGTCAGGATGAACAACAGCGAAATGGCGAGGATGAACCGGGCGCGGGCGTCCTGTCCGCGCCGCGCGAGGCGGACCAGCTCCCACCGGAACAGCGGGCCGACGAAGCCGGGCCGCTTCCCCGGCGGGCGGGGAAGCGACTTGGGCGCCGGCGGCGTCGACGGCCGCGGCCGCTTCGGGCGACTCGCTGGCGAGGCGGCCTCAAGACCGGCGTCAACGGGGCCGGGCGTCGATGGGGGCGTGGGGGGTGTCACCGGGCGGCCCGGTCCTGGAGGCCCAGGCCGATGCCGTCCAGCCCGAACGGGCGGAGGGTGAACTTGCCCCACGAGTCGTAAGGCGACCCCGGCGGCGCGCCCTCGATCTTCGCGTTGTGCCGGGCCAGCGCGAGCCGCGCCCAGCCGTACCCGACCCGCTGGGCCCGCGGGTCCTCGGGCACCTCCACGACGGTCGCCTCCGCCCGCTTCCCTTCGTATTGGGCGGGCAGAAGTTGGCGGACGGCCTCGGCCCGGGCCCATGCCCGGTAGCCCTCGTTCACCACGGCTTTCACGAGCGTGTCGGCCTTGTCCGGAGCCTTGCCCCGCCCCGCCTGGGCCGCGAGCCGGACGAGGCTGATGTCGAAGCCCGTCTGCCTCTTCTGCTTGTCGTCGAAACTCTTCCAGACGTCGAGTGCGGCGTCGACGGCCGGGGCGGGGTCGCGAGAAAGCTCGGCCGCCAGCGCGAGCGCCCGCAGCCGGCCCTCCGAGGAACCCGGCCGTTTGGCCACGTCCACCGCCTCCTGATCTTTTCCTTGCAACAGGAGCAGGAGCGTGTGAGCCGTGCGGGTCGTCTCGTCGATCTGGCCGGAGCCGCCCGGCAGCGTGGCCAGTTTGACCGTCGCGACCGGCGGCGTGACCGCGTGGGCGAGCGCCTGAAGGGAGCCCGGGGCGGACGTACCGGGCGGCAGTTGCACGCCGGCGACCGCCGTCGCGCGAGCCTGGTCGCTCGTGGCCTTGAACACCTCCGCGGCCGCCACCGCCGTCGCGTCGATTTGCTCCTGCTCGCCGAAGCCCTGAGAGACGACGGCGACGGCCAGGTCCCCGCGGCCCCGAGCGGCGAGTTCGCGGGCGAGCCGGCGCAGGGCGTGGGTGCGAGCTTCGAGCGGGACGGCCCCGGGCTTGTCGTCCTTCCGCATCGCCCGGAACGTCTGCCCGAGTTCTTCCTGCACGTCAAAGGTCTTGGTGTTGATCTTGGCCCGGGCGCCGCCGGCCGGGGCCGGGGTCCAGCGGATGCGGAGACCCTTGGTCACTTGTTCGTCGTCGCCGCCGAGGACCGTCTGCGCGACGGCCAGCTCGGCGAACAGCATGTTCCGCCCGGCGAGCGCCTCCGGTCCGGCGTTGGCAGGGACGGAATCCAGTTCCTGCCGGGCGGCCGCGAAGCGCTTGATCGCCTCGTCCAACTTCTTCGGATCGTCCACGGTCGCGGCGCGGGCGGCGTACTCCCCGGCCGCGATCAGAACGGCGGCCCGGAACAGCGGAGCCTCCGGCGGGGGAATGCCCGTGTCCTTCGCTTCCGTCATGTCCCGGACCGCGTCCTCGACGAAGTGGTCCTGTTTGTCGAACTTGCGGTTCGACACCACGATCATCACGCCGTAAACGACCAGTCCGAGGATTACGAGTGGGGTCGTCACGAACGCGACCCAGTGCCACACCGGCCGCGGCTCGATTTCGGGCTGGAACACCCCGGCGTCCCGCAGCGACGCCCCGGACACCTGCCGGGCCTCGGCCGCGCTGGCGACGCCCGCGAGCTTTTCCTGCTTGGCCAGCGACGGCAGGCCGGACTCGCCGGTCCGCCAGTCGGACTGCTTGACCTGCTTCTGCTCGGGCACCTTTTGCCGGTGCCGGCACTCGGGGTTCGGGCAGAGGACGTTCTTCCCCTGCTTGTCCCACGGCTCTTCCCATTTCTGGTCGCACGTCGGGCAGGTCATGGCGATCTTGCGGTTCTCGACCGGCACTTCGACGCCGGCGGCGTCCGCGGCCATGGCCGCGGCGGCCAGCGCTTCCGTGTCCACCACCGGCTTCGGCGGCGGGGCCGGCGGTTTCGCGGGCGCCTTGGGGAGCGGCCCCGGGGTCGCCTTCGGGGTCGCGGGCGGGGTCGGCACGGCGGACGCCGGCACGACCGGCCTGGCAGCCGGGGCCGCCGCGGGCTTGGCGGCCACCGGCGGCGCGGCTGCGTTGGCCCGCGCCACGGGTGCGGCCGGTGCAGCCGCGGCCGTCCCATTCGACCCGGGTTTTTCGCCCACGGTAAACGGCTTCCGGCAGTCCGGGTTTTGGCAGATGGCGCGCTTCCCGGCCGACTCGTCCTTCAGCCGGTACGCTTTGAGGCAGAACGGGCATTGAGTGTCAATCGCCATCGGCAGACCCTGAGTAACGTCGCGGGGACATGGCGCGGGGACGTCTCTCCATTATGCTCGCGCGGGCGGACGGCGGCAATCGGCCGATTCCGCGGTCGGATCCGAAGACGCGCTTGACGCCGCGGGAGCCGGACGTTATGCCCGCGGTTCGGGGGGGAACATGGACGGAACCCTGTGGGAGGCCGGACGCCGATGAATCGTGCGAAGAGATGGGTCGCGCTGACCGGGCTGGGGGCCGCCCTGACGGCCGGCCCCGGCTGCGGAATGATGGACGAATTCCAAGATGCCTTCGGGTGCGGCTCCAGCACATCCGAATCCAACCAGTCCGCTCTCCGCAGCTATCAACCGCTCAACCCACAAGACCCGCCGCCGTCCACGACGACAACGACTTACACGCCCGCGAACTCGACGAATGGCAATGCGTCCGCCGGTGCGGGGGCGGCGACCACCGGAGCCGGGACTGGGGCAACGCCCACCGGAGCCGGGACGGGAACCACTGGTCCCACGACCACTACGCTGCCCGGAATTTACAAGGACTCGGCGCAGAGATAACGTCTGCGAATTATTGTCGGGCAGTGTCGGACACGTGGGAGACGGCGTTGGCGTCGCGGCTTCAGCCGGTGGATTTTCGGACCGGCTGAAGCCGCGACGCCAACGCCCATCTGTCGATTCGTAGTTGCTGACATCTTCGCGCTTCTTGTGCCTTTTCGCGGCCACTCTTCTTATTCCACGGACCTTGAACCCTGGTTTTGGTCGTACCAGCGCCGCAAGTCGGCGTCGCAGCGTGCCAGGCCGCGCCGGGTCAGGAACGTGGTCGCCCCGGCGATGAGTGTGAAGCCGGCCGCCCACGCCCACGTGACACCGCCAGCGAGGGGCGTGTAGCAGAGCGCGGTCGGGACGAAATTCGCCGCCTGGTCCCACCCGCCGCGGAACAAAGCCACCACCAGGATCGGCAGCCCGAGCGTCAGTAGCGACGCCAGCCCGTTCGACTGCCCGCCGGTCGCGAAGGCGCGGAAGCCGACGGCGAACGTGAACGCCCAGAGTAGAACCCCGCTCGACACGGCCGCCGCCACGTCCCACCACGGGTTCCGTCCGGAGATCCCGAGCGCCAGCCAGAGCATCATTGAGGAAAACAGATAACCCCGGCCCCGCCGCCACGCCGCGGCCAGGGACGCGTGCCAGTAGTCGATTCCACGTAATTCGGTGAGCAGGAGCAGTTCGAGCCGGCGGCAGCGGTCCGGGACGGTCGGGTCCCACAGGCCGAACTGGTACGCGGCCGGGACGGCGGCCAGGACCGCCAGCGCGGTCGCGACCATCGGTGCCCCGCCCCACCCCTCGAACATCACGAACACCACCCGGCCCATCCAC from Fimbriiglobus ruber includes the following:
- a CDS encoding DUF1552 domain-containing protein; translation: MIDRVLTRRTMLRGAGVTLALPLLESMFPARAADKVVSPQRFVAINIPLGFLPADFFPAKTGRDYQLSPYLEEAKDLRDEFTVISGTSHPDVDGGHSAEKSFLTAAPHPGAPSFTNTISLDQYLARRVGSQTRFASLTLGSHSLSWSANGVSIPTETSPAATFAKLFLKGSEKDVAAQEAHLQDGQSIMDTLLDDARSMRARVSTADRTKLDQYFTAVRETEQRLVKAEAWSKTPKPKVDAKPPAALPWMDFPGIFRAYLDVVRLGLQTDSTRVVAFGGDAGGPIAPLKGVTQAYHTLSHHGLNPGLINELKIIDRETIKIWADFLTNLKKTPDGDSNLLRNTQVLMGSNLGNANGHTTTNLPILHAGGRYRHGQHLAFNQKNNAPLSNLFVSILQGCGQEVDRFASSTGTMTGLERKA
- a CDS encoding DUF1592 domain-containing protein, with protein sequence MGITQQSNTRNRSVRGLFVRFPSRRPLLLAFVVVGVVLLGCWPGAEVRSAPVAAEPAGVGPEVREFLSKHCYDCHANGAKKGGLDLEKLSTEMTDRPLVANWTRIFDRVSQGQMPPATEPKPAAKDTASFLAAIEPRLKAADKRLRETVHRRLNREGYQNTVRDLLGIDTELKHLLPEDQQAGGFDNNGEALAISAELMGQYLRAAEAAIDAAIVHGDRPKTVTFTVDPMNEIKKDIPRFFGLDDGRSVIYTTDKGNYSKIATREKRTPVAGRYRFRFPVATHASAEPIVFNARVSDFDGLAATNIDLGYFEAEAKPKTVEIEAVVGARSAIQFFVLDLPTWLNDVSSGKFPGVGFGPVEITGPLYAQWPPESHKRLLGDVDLKTGKLEDAEPILRRFIARAFRQPAAEEEVARYLSLVKGRLAAGRSFEASLRSGLAAVLCSPNFLFLRENISEAKTRISDYELASRLSYFLWSSMPDAELLECARQGTLHEPAVLRAQVERMLKDPRRDRFVSDFTGQWLRLRQIDATTPDPKVYTEFDDFLKFSMIEESQGFFRTLLEEDLSIRNFLDSDFAMLNRRLAKHYGVEGVRGVKVHKVPLPKDCVRGGVLTQAAVLKVTANGTTTSPVLRGVWVLENFLGQVVPPPPPNVGSIEPDTRGATTVREQLAKHRTAASCNVCHQHIDPPGFALESFDPTGGFRKQYLRYYVEPKNADKGWGKVITAGNVDPSGQLATGEKFADVREFKRLLLQNEDRFAHCLTEKLMTFALGRELGFSDRDYVDGVLKSSAANGRGLRTLVHAIVESPAFVAP
- a CDS encoding C2 family cysteine protease, whose protein sequence is MRFQLAACVLFFSAYVSAAEPPKAPPFAEVVSASFARWDRNKDAELTLDEINRAVIDPAVKGPEAAAVAALRRGMRAAKDDLSKLTLSELTVKASGKAGSAKRPDWNPLYTAAYHRIAETNRELFPKGKPTLDSVSQGRMGDCFCLAPLGAICHRGPDYVVGMITPKKDGTFDVRIGTEWVNVPTPTDAEIALSSRAKDDGIWVNVYEKAVGEWRMRKLPEKERPVTSLDLLTKGGSAGTMLAAVTGNAIERFPLTAFKGDQSTEEERKKLLNDLRGKLEKAFAEKRCVTTGTGAKVDVKTPNIHFNHAYAVIGYDRATDRVLVWNPHGQTFKPKGAEGIAEGYATTNGQFRIPLADFARIFAGLAFEVRAKE
- a CDS encoding HNH endonuclease encodes the protein MNRSIRAAVRSRADYRCEYCRLHESDLPLFPFHIEHIVAKKHHGGDDPINLAWSCHECNLGKSSNLSGRDAETGRVVVLFNPRRQRWGRHFAWDGATLIGLTPCGRATIDVLNINSPHRVELRELLILGGVFPPE
- a CDS encoding ABC transporter permease, with translation MTPPTPPSTPGPVDAGLEAASPASRPKRPRPSTPPAPKSLPRPPGKRPGFVGPLFRWELVRLARRGQDARARFILAISLLFILTLFTVAWFPHTPPRELFFGTSQVLSLEDSARFAQQFSLTFVLAQLAVIVFITPAYAAGGISEEKERKTFIYLLVSDLTNREILLGKFLGRLVFLLGIMLSGLPILALTLLFGGVSFTFLLMAYLITAATVTMSAAISAAAAAATATYRGALFRGYGFTALHMFVGFGAPYFSPFAIIGLLSTLEGDSNEVFWLFGLGYAAAEFAAAVFAIWLGIRWIRQSRSGLTNRPGRSPRRRYPHIDRAPPVLAVVPPEQLLPEDEIPIELPLYDDSAPDSEKLALESLPTAALIRVAPAVPPPPPAPVPRRYRRPETPPARRPFVPPDVARRPKVPADDPFLWKERYSTGLKRDADDDSIRGVLIAVGIMTGIVAGMLILISAMTLTLGGNSSRSGAAGLLLFVGAGGMFTYLLTVGAAAGGTIVRERQRNTLESLLSIPVDRRAILWPKWVVCIDRGWWWGILATASLPIGFLASDVPLVFIPTLVYAAAAVPLTASLGLWLSIRCRTQTRAVLWLLPAIGGAVVFLLVVWQVSGAEDQFLATAAVGIMAVAMAAAAWLFWNLTFQAFEREGRE